The stretch of DNA ACAGTCAATTTTAATGGTAGTTCAATATTTTTAATGATATTGATTTTACTATTATTATTTTGGTGGAAGCATAGAAGGAAGTAAAATCTCTCCTTCCCTTAGAAGATTAAGTACAAAAGAGGAAAGAATATGGAAAATAACTTATTTAAAATACATTCAGATTATAAACCAACTGGGGATCAACCTACTGCAATAGAGAGTATAGTGAAAAATATAGAAAATGGAGTTAAAGACCAAGTTCTATTGGGAGTAACAGGTTCTGGAAAAACATTTACAATAGCCAATGTTATTGAAAGAGTACAAAAGCCATCTCTAATAATTGCACCAAATAAAACTTTGGCAGCACAACTTTATTCAGAATATAAGAAATTCTTCCCAGAAAATGCAGTGGAGTACTTTGTTTCATATTATGATTACTATCAACCAGAAGCATATATAAAGACAACTGATACATATATAGAAAAAGATTCATCAGTAAATGATGAAATAGATAAACTTCGTAATGCAGCAACAGCAGCTTTGATACATAGGAGAGATGTTATTATAGTCGCTTCTGTATCATCTATTTATGGGTTGGGGTCACCTAACACATATAGAAGAATGACTATTCCAATAGATAAACAAACAGGAATTTCAAGAAAAGAATTGATAAAAAGATTAGTTGCTTTAAGATATGATAGAAATGATGTTGCCTTTGAAAGAGGACAATTTAGGATAAAGGGAGATGTAATAGATATTTATCCATCATATATGAGCAATGGATATAGGCTTGAATATTGGGGAGATGATTTAGAAGAAATTTCTGAAATTAATACTTTGACAGGGCAAAAAGTTAAGAAAAACTTGGAAAGAATAGTTATTTATCCTGCAACTCAATATTTAACAGCAGATGATGATAAGGACAGAATTATAAAAGAAATAAAAGATGATTTAAAAGTTGAAGTAAAAAAGTTTGAAGATGAAAAAAAATTATTAGAAGCACAAAGATTAAAACAAAGAACAGAATATGATATAGAAATGATAACTGAAATTGGTTATTGTAAAGGTATAGAAAATTATTCAAGATATTTGGCTGGAAAAAATCCTGGTGAAACACCAGATACTTTATTTGAATATTTCCCAAAAGATTTTTTGTTATTTATAGATGAATCTCATATAACAGTTCCTCAAATCAGAGGAATGTACAATGGAGATAGATCTAGAAAAGAATCTTTAGTTGAAAATGGATTTAGATTAAAGGCTGCCTTAGATAATAGACCTTTAAGATTTGAAGAATTTAGAGAAAAATCTAATCAAACGATTTTTATATCAGCAACCCCAGGAGATTT from Fusobacterium simiae encodes:
- the uvrB gene encoding excinuclease ABC subunit UvrB is translated as MENNLFKIHSDYKPTGDQPTAIESIVKNIENGVKDQVLLGVTGSGKTFTIANVIERVQKPSLIIAPNKTLAAQLYSEYKKFFPENAVEYFVSYYDYYQPEAYIKTTDTYIEKDSSVNDEIDKLRNAATAALIHRRDVIIVASVSSIYGLGSPNTYRRMTIPIDKQTGISRKELIKRLVALRYDRNDVAFERGQFRIKGDVIDIYPSYMSNGYRLEYWGDDLEEISEINTLTGQKVKKNLERIVIYPATQYLTADDDKDRIIKEIKDDLKVEVKKFEDEKKLLEAQRLKQRTEYDIEMITEIGYCKGIENYSRYLAGKNPGETPDTLFEYFPKDFLLFIDESHITVPQIRGMYNGDRSRKESLVENGFRLKAALDNRPLRFEEFREKSNQTIFISATPGDFEVEVSDNHIAEQLIRPTGIVDPEIEIRPTKNQVDDLLDEIRKRAAKKERVLVTTLTKKIAEELTEYYIELGVKVKYMHSDIDTLERIEIIRALRKGEIDVIIGINLLREGLDIPEVSLVAIMEADKEGFLRSRRSLVQTIGRAARNVEGRVILYADIMTDSMKEAITETERRRKIQREYNAYNHIDPKTVVKEIAEDLINLDYGIEDKKFENDKKVFRNKTDIEKEITKLEKKIKKLVEELDFEQAIVLRDEMLKLKELLLEF